The Porites lutea chromosome 4, jaPorLute2.1, whole genome shotgun sequence genome contains a region encoding:
- the LOC140934594 gene encoding uncharacterized protein, whose translation MESSEKEISPCLYVSSKKGENCSAIVREKLESLQFEVHNESSTAAATKLCSTTRMSLIVLEDCEEKAFIQTIKAPSACNKHTPVVYISSGALSGVVRDLMQEQFIDELVFKCLTLEDDLGRAVARLKTQPGQFAITPKSKRSVRPRKRTPDHGAAFSSPNCMFSGAATSSVVSPTPHGLDYAQINSLIATTLFKQQQDSAQHESDPHLFLEGALCSNVAQPCPGLSFHTHEESNKMIKPDGCAKGMHPSSIMAENHSLPNIHQWFPSVTIAANGRREVRTHSNVKREEKCLAGGKEEENNKTPVKASDKHFSSPR comes from the exons ATGGAG AGCAGTGAAAAAGAAATATCTCCATGCCTGTATGTGTCATCAAAGAAGGGTGAAAATTGCAGTGCAATTGTAAGAGAAAAGTTGGAGTCATTACAATTTGAAGTGCACAATGAATCAAGCACTGCAGCAGCTACAAAGCTTTGTTCTACAACCAGAATGTCTTTAATTGTATTAGAAGATTGTGAAGAAAAAGCCTTCATACAGACCATCAA AGCTCCAAGTGCTTGCAACAAACATACTCCTGTTGTGTACATCTCTTCAGGAGCCCTGTCAG GTGTTGTGAGAGACTTGATGCAAGAGCAGTTCATTGATGAGCTGGTATTCAAGTGCTTGACACTGGAAGATGATCTGGGAAGGGCTGTTGCTCGTCTGAAAACACAGCCTGGGCAGTTTGCTA TTACACCCAAGTCAAAAAGGTCCGTCCGCCCGAGAAAAAGAACACCTGATCATGGAGCAGCCTTTTCATCCCCAAATTGCATGTTTTCAG GTGCAGCAACTTCATCTGTTGTGTCACCAACACCACATGGGTTGGATTATGCACAAATAAATTCTCTCATAGCGACAACGCTATTTAAGCAGCAACAAGACTCTGCTCAGCATGAAAGTGATCCTCATCTCTTCTTAGAAGGTGCactttgcagcaatgttgctcAGCCATGCCCTGGACTAAGCTTTCATACTCATGAAGAAAGCAACAAGATGATTAAACCAGACGGTTGTGCTAAAGGAATGCACCCCTCAAGCATTATGGCAGAAAATCATTCTCTGCCGAACATACATCAGTGGTTTCCCTCTGTTACTATTGCTGCTAATGGCAGACGAGAAGTGAGAACACACAGCAATGTCAAAAGGGAAGAGAAATGTTTGGCTGGAGGCAAAGAGGAAGAAAATAACAAGACCCCCGTAAAAGCCAGTGATAAGCACTTTTCCTCACCCAGGTAA